A stretch of DNA from Gottschalkia acidurici 9a:
AATAGTTAAATCTTCTGATAAAAACATAAATAAAATAGCTATAACACAAGATAAAGACATGTTTTTTAAAGTAGATAGTATGGCTCAAACTATGATGAAAGAAGAAAGGCCTGATTCAATAAAAACAGATTTTGATAATACGATAAAAAATATAGGAATAGAGAGTATATAAAAAATTATCCTACCCTAAAATGTTCATATTTTATAATTTAAATAATATTAATAATAATACTTAAAATTATTTAAAGAGAGAAGGTGAACTATGGGTAGGATAAATTCTTTTAAAAAAGAGTTAATATATTATTTTTTTATTTGTTTTTTTGGTATTTTATACCTATCATATGAAGAACCAAAAGAGAGTATATTTTTGATAATTTCTTTTTATTCAATTTTCAAGATAGTAAATAGAGAAGAGTATAAAATAAAAAAAGCAGAGGTAACTAGACATCTAATACTAAAATTAGGAGTACTTATATTTGGATATATAATCGCCATAATATTTTTATTTTCTAAGAGCTATAAAATAAACTTAAACACAACTAATAACTCAGCAGTGAAAGAGGAAAAAGCAGTACTACTAGTTTACCAAGGTGAAAATGAGAAATATAATATGAAGAGTGAGCTAGCTAATATAAAGCTAAATAAAAGTATGTTGGAGAAAATAAAACCCCTTTAATATTAGCTAAAAATAAGAGTCAATATAGAGATATAGGAAAAAGCAGTTATAAAAAAACACATTAGTATTCAAACAAAAACTAGAAGAAAGATTGTCTTCTGATAAGTATAAAGTTTACATAGGGTTTTTAAATAGTAGTAATTATATAGAGGAGAGCTTAGTTAACATAAGGAATGATGGATATAAAAATGTCATTGTAGTTCCTATGTTTGCAAGTAAAGATGAATCATATAATATATTGGAAAATAGAATAGATAAAATGAAGTTATTTAATTTAAATATGAACATAAAGTATACAGAGGCATTAGGCAATAGTGACAAGCTGGTTAAATCTTATATGAATAAAATAAGCAAGTATATAGTAAAAGAAAAAACATCTTATACAGGAGTAATATTAATAGGATCAGGAGAAGGAGAGATAGAAGAAGATCTAATGTTTAGGAAAAAATAAAATATTTTTGCAAGAGTTTTCAGAACTAGAAGATCAGAAGGTTAAAAATCATGGTTTAAAAATTCGTCTAATAACTATGTAGACACGGTTAAAAGCGTATTAGAATATGGTGTTGGAAAAATAATAATAATTTATACTAAGCCTGGTGTTACAAATATAGAGAATACAGAGATACTAAGAAAAATAACAAAGAAAGTAAAATTTCCAGAGGAAATAGATATAAAAATAATAGATGGATTTATAACAGATGATGAGCTAGTAGAAGAAGTAAAAAGTAGAATAGAACTACTAGACCTTAAAAAGTGGTATTAAATATTGACTTTAAAGGTTCAGAGAATTATAATTGGAAACTATAGAAAGTTAATACATACAAAAACTTATTATACAAAGAGGAGTGATAGTTTGGATCCAGTAGCTTTTGAGATATTTGGAATGTCAATACGATGGTACGGAATACTAATTTCATTAGGTGTCTTATTAGGAACAATAATAGCAATGAAAGAGGCTAAACGAATAGGATATAGTGAAGATACAATAATAGATTTATTATTATTTGCTATACCTATCTCTATCATAGGGGCTAGATTGTACTATGTTGCTTTTTCATGGGATCAATATAGCGGAGATATACTATCAATAATAAATACTAGAGAAGGCGGAATGGCAATACATGGAGCATTAATATCAGCTATATTAGTTGCTATTATCTTTTGTAAGGTAAAGAAGATAAACTTTTGGACTCTAGCGGATATATTAGCACCGAGCATTATATTGGGACAAGGAATTGGAAGATGGGGAAATTTTATAAATCAGGAAGCTCATGGAGGGCCAACAAACCTACCTTGGGGTATAATTGTAGATGGTCAAAAAGTGCATCCCACTTTTTTATATGAATCATTATGGAATATAGCTGTTTTTTTATTTTTGATCTGGTTTAGAAAAAACAAATCTAAAGTAGAAGGTGAAACTTTTCTATTATACTTAATACTATATTCTTTAGGTAGATTCTTTATAGAGGGTTTAAGAACAGACAGCTTAATGTTTGGTATACTGAGAATAGCTCAGGTTATTAGCTTAATAGCAATTATCATAGCATCGATTATATTTGTTCTAAGAAGACGTAAAAACGAAAATAAAATTTAGAAACAAAAGTTAGAAAAGTATAGGAAATAAAAGATATATTATGTTTGAAGTATAATATAGTTGTAGACATAAAATACACAACATTGACATAAAACTAGAAAATGTATTAATATATATATACTTATAGATAAAGGTGGGGTATTTATGACACTTAATGACGAAATTATAAGCTTAAGGGATATGCTTCATGAGTCAATAGGGAATAATGACGATTATGATATTATTTACAATTTAAGTACAGAATTAGATAAATTAATAGCTATGTACTATTGTAAAAATCACTCTTATAAGGTGAAAATAAAAGCATCATAAAATTATACATAAAAAAATAAATCTCCATATTTTATTTAGTCCTTTTATGATGATAGAAGGGCTTTTTTGTTTTAAAAAACTTTAGCAATAAAGAGGATTTTGAAGACTAATATAGAAATAATAAAGTTAGTATTAAATTAGACAAAGAGGTGTATTTATTGAATTTTAATCATATATCGGTACTTTTAGAGGAATGTATAGATGGACTTAATATAAAAGAAAATGGAATTTACGTAGATGGAACACTAGGTGGTGCAGGACATTCTAAAGAAATAGTAAAAAAGCTTAAGTCTGGAAGACTAATAGGAATAGATCAAGATACTAATGCAATAAAAAAAGCTAAAGATGTATTAGAATCTCATATGGATAAGGTTACTATTGTTCATGATAACTTTAAAAATATAAAGAATATACTTAATGACTTAGAAATAGAAGGTGTAGATGGAATTCTTTTAGACTTAGGAGTATCCTCCCATCAATTGGATGAAGGCGAAAGAGGTTTCTCATATAATCAAGATGCATATCTAGATATGAGAATGAATGTAAAACAAGAACTGAAAGCTTGGGACGTAGTAAATGAATACTCTAAAAAGGAAATTGAAAGGATAATCAAAGAATATGGAGAAGAAAGATGGGCCAGTAGAATAGCTCAATTTATAGAGGATGAAAGAAATAAAAGTGCTATAAATACAACATGTGAATTAGTAGAAGTTATAAAGAAAGCAATTCCAAGTGGAGCAAGGAGAGAAGGACCTCATCCTGCTAAAAGGACATTTCAAGCAATAAGAATAGAAGTTAATAATGAGCTAGGTATATTGAAAGAAACTATAATAGATGGATGCAACTCTCTTAATAGAGGGGGACGATTGTGTGTAATTACCTTCCATTCCCTTGAAGATAGAATAGTTAAAGAGACATTTAAAGAACTGAATCTAGAATGTACATGTCCACCTGAATTTCCAATTTGCCAATGTAATAAAAAAAGAGAAGTAAAAATAATAACACGAAAGCCAATACTGCCATCTGAAAGAGAATTAGAGCTAAATCCAAGGTCTAGGAGCGCAAAGCTAAGGATTATTGAAAAAATCTAGGAAAAGGAGATAATTTGTTCTAAACATAAGGAGAGGTGAATAAATTTGGTATTAGCTAAAAGAGAAAAGAAAACTTATCCTAAAAAAACAAAGAAGAATAAAAAAAAAGAAAAACAGAAAAAGAAGATAGATGCTAAAGTCAAAATAAAACTTAGTATACTATCATATGCAGTAATATTTGCCTGCTCTTGCATATTTCTATTATCAAGATACGCTCATATAACTGAAGTTCAAATGCAAGTAGATAAAATTAATAGAGAAATATCTGAATTAGAAGAAGAAAACCATGTACTAATGTTAAAACTTGAAGAGATAAAAGATTCAGGATGGATAGAGGAGCAAGCAAAAGTAAGAATGAATATGAGAAAAGCTAATAGTGATCAAATAGTATACTTAAATGTTAAATAGGACTAATATAAGTTATAGTTGGGAGGGTTTTATGTGAAAGGATCCACTATTTCGAATAAAAAAAGATTAGTGGCATCGCTACTCTTTGTCTTAACACTTGTTTTTTTACTAATAATCAGAACAGGGTACATACAGATAGTAAAAGGTGAAGAATATAAAAAGAAAGCTTTAGGTCAATGGACTAGAGGTGTGCCAGTTAGACCCAAAAGGGGTATCATATACGATAGAAATGGTAAAAAGTTAGCGGTAAGTGTTAGTAAAGAAACCATATGGTGTAGACCTGCAGAAGTAAAAAAAGGTAATGAAAGAAAAGTAGCAAAGGAATTAGCTCAGATACTAGATTTAGATGAGGAAGAAGTATATAAAAAAGTTACTAGTAAGCAGAATCTAGTTAAAATAAAGCAATGGGTAGAAAAAGAAGAAACTGAAAAGATAATGAGTGCAAAACTAAGTGGAATAGAAATAGCACAAGATAATAAAAGATATTATCCAAATAAAAACTTCGCTGCTCATATTATAGGTCATACAGATATAGATCAAGTTGGACAGTATGGCGTGGAAAGAATGTTTAACAAGTATCTAACAGGAACACCTGGAAAGATAGTGAAGACGACTGATGCAAAAGGAGGTCAGCTTCCATACAATTACGAAAAGTTATATGAAGCTAAAGATGGACTTAATGTGGTTTTAACTATAGATGAAACTATACAGCATTTTGCTGAAAAACTAGCATTACAAACGAAAACTAAACATAATGCTAAAAATGTTTCTATAATAGTTATGGGTGTAAAAGATGGAGATATTCTTGCCATGGCAAGTAAGCCAGATTATGACCCTAATGATCCAAGAGAGCCTGTAGATAAAGATTTAGCTGAGGAATGGGAGAGTCTAACATCAGAAAAGAAACAAGAAAAGTGGTTTGATATGTGGAGAAACTTCCCTATAAACGACACCTATGAGCCTGGATCCACATTCAAAATAATAACTACTGCTTCGGCATTAGAGGAAAACTTAGTTAATTCTCACAGTCAATTTTATTGTGGTGGGAAGATAACAAGAGTTAAAAATGGTGGATCATGTGTTAGACCTCATGGAAATCAGACATTAGCAGAGGCAGTAAAAAATTCATGTAACGTTGCTATGGCTGATATAAGTCTTGGTTTAGGAGCACAAAAATTTCATGAATATATAAAAGCATTTGGATTTGGAGAAAGCACAGGAATAGCTTTAACAGGTGAAACTTCGGGACTAATACCACAAAATCCAAATGGAATTTCAGACCAAACCTTAACTACTTTATCTTTTGGATATGGTGTAGCCACTACACCTATACAACTCATAACTGCTGTATCCTCTGTAGCAAATGGTGGAAATCTTATGAAACCCCAAATAGTTAAAGAGTTAGTAGATGATAAAGGAAAAGTAGTGAACAAATATGAACCAGAAATTGTAAGAAAGCCTATATCTAAAGAAACATCTGATAAAATGCTTGAAATATTAGAAGGTGCTGTTAAAGGTGATGCAATAGAAGAAGATATGGTTCCAGGATATAGAGTTGGTGGAAAAACTGGTACAACAAAAAAAATAGTAAATGGAAGCTATCAATCAATATATATTTCATCGTTTGTTGGAGTAGCGCCTATAGAAGATCCTCAGATAGCAGTGTTAGTAGTTGTAGATGAGCCAGATTCAGCTAAAGGAGGATATTATGGAAATCTTGTAGCTAAACCACCTGCAGGAGAACTAATAAAAGAAACTTTAGAGTATCTTAATATAAAACCTACGCAGACTTCTGGACAAGAAAAACCTAAAGAAGTAATAGTTCCAGATGTTAGAAATAAGACTGTTGAAGAGGCTGGAAAGATAATTTTAGAAGAAGGACTTGATTATGAAATGGATGCATATTATGTTGAAACTAAAGATAAGATAAGAGAACAATTCCCAAGTCCAGGTACTAAGGTGAATAGAGGATCTACTGTAGAAATATATATAAATAATAGAGAAAGTAAAAAAGAAGAAGATTAAAAATTTAAGGCAACTTCAAGTTAATAATACTTGAAAGTTGCCTTTTAAGTAGACTGTAACAAAATTTAAAATTATGATATTATTTATTAGTGAAAAAAATTAAATACAAGAGGTGTAGTAGATGAAATTAAATAAGCTTATCGATATAGAAAATCTTTTGGATGTTAAAGGTTCTCTAGACATAGAAATAACAGATGTAGTATATGACTCTAGAAAAGCAAAGGATGGGTGTGTTTTTGTAGCTATAGAAGGATTTAAAGTAGATGGTCACAACTTTACTGAAGAGGTAATAAAGAAAGGTGCTAGAGCCATAATCGTTCAGAGAGATATAGACTTAGAAGAAAACATAACAGTGATAAAAGTTAAAAGTACAAGACTAGCTTTAGCAGAGATATCTTCAAACTTTTATCAAAACCCTTCATCTAAATTAAGTTTAATAGGTGTGACAGGAACTAATGCTAAGACAACAACAACTTATTTAATACAATCTATACTTGAAAATGTAGATAAGAAAACAGGAATAGTAGGAACTATAGGAAATATAATAAATGGTAAACTATTTAAAACAAATAATACAACTCCTGAATCTTTAGAACTCCAAAAGACATTCTCTAACATGGTAGAATCTAAAGTAGATAACTGCATAATGGAAGTATCGTCTCATGCTTTAGATTTAAATAGAGTATCTTACTGTGATTTTGAGACGGGAATATTCACTAATTTGAGTGTAGATCACTTAGATTATCATAAAACATTAGAAAACTATCTTGATGCAAAAATAAAACTTTTTTATATGACTAAAAAATATAATATTATTAATGCTGATGATGAATATGGTAAGAGAATTATAGAGAAAATAAAAAATATAGATACTCCTCTATTAACTTATGGAATAGAGAATAAATGTGATATATATGCTACAGATATAGTGTATCATTTAAATGGTGTTGAATTTAGGCTTAATACTCCTAAGGGAAGCATAGACATAAAAATGAATATACCAGGAGAATTTAGTGTATATAATGCACTTACGGCTGCGTCTTGTGGATATGCTTATGACTTAAGTTTAGAAGATATTAAAGTAGGATTAGAATCTGTAAAAGGCGTAAAAGGTAGATTTGAGGTAGTTGATACTGATAGAGACTTTGTAGTAATAATTGACTTTGCACATACTCCAGATGCATTAGAAAAGGCTCTAAAATCTATAAAAGAATTTGCAAAAAGAAGATTAGTAGTTCTATTTGGTGCAGGTGGAGATAGAGATAATTCCAAAAGAGCAACTATGGGAGAAATTGCAGGAAAATATGCTGACTTTTCAATAGTTACTTCAGATAACCCAAGAAGTGAGGATCCAACAAAAATTATAGAAGACATATTGATAGGTACTAAAAAGTCAACAGAAAATTATATCGCTATTACAGATAGAAAAGAAGCAATAAAATATGCAATAGAAAACAGTAAGACGAATGATATTATATTACTTGCAGGAAAAGGACACGAAACTTATACTATTATAGGTGAAAAAACTTTACCTTTTGACGAAAGAGAAATTGTAAAAGAGATATTAGCAGAAACAGAATTAAAAAGATAATAAAGCATACACACTAGAGAGGAGAGAGAATGATGTTAGAGTATAAGGACATTATAAGAGTTATAGTAGTAGCATTTCTTATTACTTTAATACTAGGACCTATACTGATACCACTTCTTAAAAGATTAAAAGTAGGGCAAAGTATAAGGGAAGAAGGACCTAAAACACACTATAAAAAAAGTGGAACACCAACTATGGGTGGAATTTTAATGATAGCAGCACTATTAATTACTGTGCTGACTTCGGGGCTTATGAATAGAGATATGTTAGTACTTATATTATCTACATTAGGTTTTGGACTTATAGGGTTTATTGATGATTTTATAAAGGTTGTACTTAAGAGGTCTTTAGGCTTAAAAGCATACCAAAAACTCATTGGACAAATAATATTGGCAGTAATACTGGCTGTATATCAGTCAAACAATTCAATACTAGGAACGAAGCTTATAGTTCCATTTTTAAATACAACTATAGACTTAGGATTACTATACATCCCGTTTATAGTATTTGTTACAGTAGCTACTGTAAATAGTGCCAATCTAACAGATGGATTAGATGGATTAGCTTCTGGAGTTACGCTTATAATACTTTCATTCTTTAGCTTAGCAGCTTTAAATATGGGGATGGGAAGTGTAGCTGTGTTTTCAGCAGCATTAGCTGGAGCATGTTTAGGTTTTTTAAGATACAATTCACATCCGGCGAAAGTATTTATGGGAGATACAGGTTCAATGGCTCTGGGGGGAGCAGTGTCGGCGATAGCAGTACTGCTAAACTTTTCACTTATAATACCTATAGTATGCGGGATATATTTTGCAGAGGCACTTTCAGTTATAATTCAGGTTATATCATTTAAATTTTTTGGTAAAAGAGTATTTTTAATGAGTCCTCTTCACCATCATTTTGAACAAAAGGGATGGAAAGAGACCAAGGTTGTTTTAGTATTCTGGGGTGTTACGCTTATACTATGTTTAATAGGTGTATATAGTTTAAATTAAATTGTTGAAAAGTAGGCGATAAAATATGGATATAAAAAATAAAAATATACTAATAATAGGATTAGGAGTAAGTGGAGTATCAACTGCAAAAGCAATAAATAAATTAGGTGCAAATATATGGATTGTAGACTCTAAGTGTGAGGATGAACTAGTTGAATATATAAGAGAACTTGAACAAATAGATGTAAAATATTTCTTAGGAAATAGTGATGTAGATTTAGAACATATAGATATAGCAATTAAAAGTCCAGGTGTACCATTAGAGATTCCTATAATAAAATCATTAAATGAAAAAAGTATAGAAGTAATAACAGACATTGAACTCGCATATAGATTATGCGAAAATAAATTTATAGCAATCACTGGTACTAATGGAAAAACAACAACAACTACACTTACTGGAGAAATATTAAAAAATGCAGATAAAAAATGTCATGTTACAGGAAATATTGGGGTAGGAATACTTTGGGAAGTGGTGAACTCTTCAGAAGAGGATTATTTTGTTA
This window harbors:
- the lgt gene encoding prolipoprotein diacylglyceryl transferase — its product is MDPVAFEIFGMSIRWYGILISLGVLLGTIIAMKEAKRIGYSEDTIIDLLLFAIPISIIGARLYYVAFSWDQYSGDILSIINTREGGMAIHGALISAILVAIIFCKVKKINFWTLADILAPSIILGQGIGRWGNFINQEAHGGPTNLPWGIIVDGQKVHPTFLYESLWNIAVFLFLIWFRKNKSKVEGETFLLYLILYSLGRFFIEGLRTDSLMFGILRIAQVISLIAIIIASIIFVLRRRKNENKI
- a CDS encoding aspartyl-phosphate phosphatase Spo0E family protein; amino-acid sequence: MTLNDEIISLRDMLHESIGNNDDYDIIYNLSTELDKLIAMYYCKNHSYKVKIKAS
- the rsmH gene encoding 16S rRNA (cytosine(1402)-N(4))-methyltransferase RsmH; translation: MNFNHISVLLEECIDGLNIKENGIYVDGTLGGAGHSKEIVKKLKSGRLIGIDQDTNAIKKAKDVLESHMDKVTIVHDNFKNIKNILNDLEIEGVDGILLDLGVSSHQLDEGERGFSYNQDAYLDMRMNVKQELKAWDVVNEYSKKEIERIIKEYGEERWASRIAQFIEDERNKSAINTTCELVEVIKKAIPSGARREGPHPAKRTFQAIRIEVNNELGILKETIIDGCNSLNRGGRLCVITFHSLEDRIVKETFKELNLECTCPPEFPICQCNKKREVKIITRKPILPSERELELNPRSRSAKLRIIEKI
- a CDS encoding septum formation initiator family protein, whose translation is MVLAKREKKTYPKKTKKNKKKEKQKKKIDAKVKIKLSILSYAVIFACSCIFLLSRYAHITEVQMQVDKINREISELEEENHVLMLKLEEIKDSGWIEEQAKVRMNMRKANSDQIVYLNVK
- a CDS encoding penicillin-binding transpeptidase domain-containing protein, with product MKGSTISNKKRLVASLLFVLTLVFLLIIRTGYIQIVKGEEYKKKALGQWTRGVPVRPKRGIIYDRNGKKLAVSVSKETIWCRPAEVKKGNERKVAKELAQILDLDEEEVYKKVTSKQNLVKIKQWVEKEETEKIMSAKLSGIEIAQDNKRYYPNKNFAAHIIGHTDIDQVGQYGVERMFNKYLTGTPGKIVKTTDAKGGQLPYNYEKLYEAKDGLNVVLTIDETIQHFAEKLALQTKTKHNAKNVSIIVMGVKDGDILAMASKPDYDPNDPREPVDKDLAEEWESLTSEKKQEKWFDMWRNFPINDTYEPGSTFKIITTASALEENLVNSHSQFYCGGKITRVKNGGSCVRPHGNQTLAEAVKNSCNVAMADISLGLGAQKFHEYIKAFGFGESTGIALTGETSGLIPQNPNGISDQTLTTLSFGYGVATTPIQLITAVSSVANGGNLMKPQIVKELVDDKGKVVNKYEPEIVRKPISKETSDKMLEILEGAVKGDAIEEDMVPGYRVGGKTGTTKKIVNGSYQSIYISSFVGVAPIEDPQIAVLVVVDEPDSAKGGYYGNLVAKPPAGELIKETLEYLNIKPTQTSGQEKPKEVIVPDVRNKTVEEAGKIILEEGLDYEMDAYYVETKDKIREQFPSPGTKVNRGSTVEIYINNRESKKEED
- a CDS encoding UDP-N-acetylmuramoyl-L-alanyl-D-glutamate--2,6-diaminopimelate ligase → MKLNKLIDIENLLDVKGSLDIEITDVVYDSRKAKDGCVFVAIEGFKVDGHNFTEEVIKKGARAIIVQRDIDLEENITVIKVKSTRLALAEISSNFYQNPSSKLSLIGVTGTNAKTTTTYLIQSILENVDKKTGIVGTIGNIINGKLFKTNNTTPESLELQKTFSNMVESKVDNCIMEVSSHALDLNRVSYCDFETGIFTNLSVDHLDYHKTLENYLDAKIKLFYMTKKYNIINADDEYGKRIIEKIKNIDTPLLTYGIENKCDIYATDIVYHLNGVEFRLNTPKGSIDIKMNIPGEFSVYNALTAASCGYAYDLSLEDIKVGLESVKGVKGRFEVVDTDRDFVVIIDFAHTPDALEKALKSIKEFAKRRLVVLFGAGGDRDNSKRATMGEIAGKYADFSIVTSDNPRSEDPTKIIEDILIGTKKSTENYIAITDRKEAIKYAIENSKTNDIILLAGKGHETYTIIGEKTLPFDEREIVKEILAETELKR
- the mraY gene encoding phospho-N-acetylmuramoyl-pentapeptide-transferase; the protein is MLEYKDIIRVIVVAFLITLILGPILIPLLKRLKVGQSIREEGPKTHYKKSGTPTMGGILMIAALLITVLTSGLMNRDMLVLILSTLGFGLIGFIDDFIKVVLKRSLGLKAYQKLIGQIILAVILAVYQSNNSILGTKLIVPFLNTTIDLGLLYIPFIVFVTVATVNSANLTDGLDGLASGVTLIILSFFSLAALNMGMGSVAVFSAALAGACLGFLRYNSHPAKVFMGDTGSMALGGAVSAIAVLLNFSLIIPIVCGIYFAEALSVIIQVISFKFFGKRVFLMSPLHHHFEQKGWKETKVVLVFWGVTLILCLIGVYSLN